GTTTCCTTGTACCGGGCCAGGAAGTTCTCATAAACCAATCGTGTTGCCGCTGCCGTACGCTCCAACTGACCCAAACGGACGGAGTCTTTCGAGAGACTGTCCGCGCGAACGGACACAATATCAATCTGGCGCCGCAACGCAGCTTCTCTGTTGCGGGTCACACTAACTTCACTGCGCATTTCCTCAACGCGCCGGCGAAGCTCCGTTTCAATACTTCGATCTATGTCGTTGATTTGCGCCGTAATGCGCACCATTTGAGGGTGTTTTCGCCCAAAAGTGCTGGCCATTTGCGCTTTGGACGCCGCCATCTCTGCATGTTGTCGCTTTAGCGTTTCCAAAAGAGGGGACGTCAGAATATCAGCAACCGAAGATAACCCACCGCTGGCCATAAGCGCCTCAACCTGACTCAAGCGCACTTCGGCGTCGGCACGTTCGGTCGAACTGCCTACCAGTTTTGTGTTCAACTCGGCCAAAAGTTGGTTGATGCTCTCTTCATTACCTCCGGCATTGTCGATCATTTCAGCCTTGAACGCGACCACAGCAGCGTCAGCGACTTCGACTTGTGCGCTCAGCTCTGTCAGCCGGTCACCCAACCATGAGTTCGCCCTGAGCGTCGCTTGCATCTTGGTATCCAGCTGACTTTCGATGTAACTGTTCGCGACAGCGTTGGCGACTTCGGCTGCAAGTGCAGCGTTGCCGTGTTCGAAACTGATCCCGATCGCATAAGAGACGCCTAATTGCGAGACATTCAGCTTGCGCCTGACGGCATCAGTCACCCAGGATCGCAGGATTTCCTCTGGCAACCTGGCGGCAATAACGTGGCTCGGCTCGCCACCGCGCAGCATCCTTTTGATAAACGCCATAGGGCTCTCGCCACGCGCCACCCGCGGATCGAAATCCGGATGATTAACAAGGTTCATCTCATCAACCACCGTCCCGACCAGCACATTTGACCGGATCGTGACGATTTCCCCAGCAACCACTGAGTTTGTCACATTCAGGTTCGAAACAACTTCCTGAACCGGCGTCACCCTCTCCTCACGCGTATCGAGAATGACCTGAGCATAGGCCGTATAGATTGGCGGCAAGGTTTGCAGATACACAAACATCGCGACAATGCTCAGAAACGTAATCGTCAAAATCAGCCTGAGATTGACTCTCAAAACTGAATAAAGACCCAGCAAATCAATCGACTGTAAAGGCGAAGGCCTTTGCTCAGATGGTTGCCTTTTGGCCGAATTGTACGGGTTATCTGCTTCGGACTGAGTGTAGCGGTTCATTTCCGCTCTCCCAGCGTCTCTGGCGTTTTGACCACCACAACAAGCAGATCTCCGGGGAGGAGTTCGTCATAGGGTTTCAGGACAATATTCTTGATCCGCAGTGCCTCTCTACGCCGCACCTGATATTCCAGCAACAGCTCGGTATCGAGCCCGTTCGCCGCGTTCATCCATTGATCAAGCAACCGCATGCGATCCTCAATAGATGCACGGTTGGACTTGAGCTTATTGATTTCGCTCCAATAGTTCTGCGAGTCCGTCAGCAGTGTTTTTTCCCTGTCGGAATCGAACCGGGACAGCTGACTCTTGATATCGGCCAACTGCACACGCGCAGCAGACCTTTGTTCCAAAAGCTGCAACAACTGACTTTCCGCTTGCGA
This genomic window from Rhodobacteraceae bacterium D3-12 contains:
- a CDS encoding polysaccharide biosynthesis tyrosine autokinase, with the protein product MNRYTQSEADNPYNSAKRQPSEQRPSPLQSIDLLGLYSVLRVNLRLILTITFLSIVAMFVYLQTLPPIYTAYAQVILDTREERVTPVQEVVSNLNVTNSVVAGEIVTIRSNVLVGTVVDEMNLVNHPDFDPRVARGESPMAFIKRMLRGGEPSHVIAARLPEEILRSWVTDAVRRKLNVSQLGVSYAIGISFEHGNAALAAEVANAVANSYIESQLDTKMQATLRANSWLGDRLTELSAQVEVADAAVVAFKAEMIDNAGGNEESINQLLAELNTKLVGSSTERADAEVRLSQVEALMASGGLSSVADILTSPLLETLKRQHAEMAASKAQMASTFGRKHPQMVRITAQINDIDRSIETELRRRVEEMRSEVSVTRNREAALRRQIDIVSVRADSLSKDSVRLGQLERTAAATRLVYENFLARYKETSAQADFQTPQARVIGKAMVPVVPSGPRKTMMMIAATTLGLAAAIAAVFIRSLIRAPVANAEELRAITRLPTLATLPFVGGMFSRKNWLTTELAREHGSPYLERVRSIRTHLFDASQADKPKVIMITSSVPNEGKTSLSCTLAKVFAQLDKKVLLIDADLRRPDILAALDMPLQKSCLVEYLEKKKKIQNLAVSSPLLGADVIAPTRPADNASDLLSSMHFSGMLVRLMPKYDFIVINAPPVLHLSDAILLGNLADVTLLAVQCDKTPSKVVADSLARLRKSNKTHVAGTVLTMVRRSHAANNQLDMYSYEY